A single window of Pseudomonas marginalis DNA harbors:
- a CDS encoding ArsR/SmtB family transcription factor has protein sequence MSIDLDEIIKALAHPVRRDILTWLKDPKVQFPEQVHNHEYGICAGQIDQRCGLSQSTVSAHLATLQRAGLISSQKAGQWHFFKRNEEVIQAFLAALTTELSAEISATL, from the coding sequence ATGTCCATCGACCTCGACGAAATAATAAAAGCCCTGGCGCACCCAGTACGACGAGACATCCTCACCTGGCTGAAAGACCCGAAAGTGCAGTTCCCCGAGCAAGTGCACAACCACGAATACGGCATCTGTGCCGGGCAGATCGACCAGCGCTGCGGCTTGTCCCAGTCGACCGTGTCGGCCCACCTGGCCACCTTGCAACGGGCGGGATTGATCAGCAGCCAGAAGGCCGGGCAGTGGCACTTTTTCAAGCGCAATGAGGAAGTGATCCAAGCCTTCCTCGCGGCGCTTACCACTGAACTCAGCGCTGAAATCAGCGCGACGTTGTAA
- a CDS encoding alkene reductase: MTTIFDPIKLGDLELSNRIIMAPLTRCRADAGRVPNALMAEYYVQRASAGLILSEATSVTPLGVGYPDTPGIWSNDQVRGWANITKAVHGAGGKIFLQLWHVGRISHASYLNGETPVAPSAIQAKGHVSLVRPLADYPTPRALETAEIADIVDAYRTGAENAKAAGFDGVEIHGANGYLLDQFLQSSTNKRTDNYGGSLENRARLLLEVTDAAIEVWGPGRVGVHLAPRADAHDMGDDNLKETFTYVASELGKRGIAFICSREKAGADSLGPQLKKAFGGVYIANERFTKDSANAWLAEGKADAVAWGVPFIANPDLPARLKADAPLNEAHPETFYGQGPVGYIDYPTLPL; this comes from the coding sequence ATGACGACTATTTTCGATCCGATCAAACTGGGCGACCTGGAGCTGTCGAACCGCATCATCATGGCACCGCTGACCCGCTGCCGTGCCGATGCCGGCCGCGTACCCAACGCGCTGATGGCCGAGTACTACGTGCAACGCGCTTCCGCCGGGCTGATCCTCAGCGAAGCCACTTCGGTGACACCGCTGGGCGTGGGCTACCCGGACACGCCGGGCATCTGGTCCAACGACCAGGTGCGCGGCTGGGCCAATATCACCAAGGCCGTGCATGGCGCAGGGGGCAAGATCTTCCTGCAACTGTGGCACGTCGGCCGCATTTCCCACGCGTCCTACCTGAACGGCGAAACCCCGGTGGCGCCGAGCGCGATCCAGGCTAAAGGCCACGTCAGCCTGGTGCGCCCATTGGCCGACTACCCGACGCCGCGCGCCCTGGAAACCGCTGAAATCGCCGACATCGTCGACGCTTACCGCACCGGTGCCGAGAACGCCAAGGCCGCAGGCTTTGATGGCGTGGAGATCCACGGCGCCAACGGCTACCTGCTCGACCAGTTCCTGCAAAGCAGCACCAATAAGCGCACCGACAACTATGGTGGCTCCCTGGAAAACCGTGCACGCCTGCTGTTGGAAGTGACCGATGCGGCCATCGAGGTCTGGGGCCCTGGCCGTGTGGGTGTGCATTTGGCACCGCGCGCCGATGCCCACGACATGGGCGACGACAACCTGAAGGAGACCTTCACCTACGTCGCCAGCGAGCTGGGCAAGCGTGGTATCGCCTTCATCTGCTCCCGTGAAAAGGCAGGTGCGGACAGCCTCGGTCCTCAATTGAAAAAAGCCTTTGGCGGCGTGTACATCGCCAACGAACGTTTCACCAAGGACAGTGCCAATGCCTGGCTGGCCGAAGGCAAAGCGGACGCCGTGGCCTGGGGTGTGCCGTTCATTGCCAACCCGGACCTGCCAGCACGCCTGAAAGCCGATGCGCCACTGAACGAAGCGCATCCGGAAACCTTCTACGGCCAGGGCCCGGTGGGCTACATCGATTACCCGACGCTGCCGCTGTAA
- a CDS encoding MFS transporter — MPLSLLILALSAFAIGTTEFVIMGLLPDVAADLGVSIPGAGWLVTGYALGVAIGAPFMALATARLPRKAALVALMGIFIIGNLLCALASDYNVLMLARVVTALCHGAFFGIGSVVAANLVPANKRASAVALMFTGLTLANVLGVPLGTALGQEAGWRSTFWAVTVIGVVALIGLIRFLPAKRDEEKLDMRAELAALKGAGIWLSLSMTALFAASMFTLFTYVAPLLGDVTGVSPKGVTWTLLLIGLGLTVGNIIGGKLADKRLAATLIGVFISMAVVSTALTWTSVAVIPTEITLFLWATASFAAVPALQINVVTFGKAAPNLVSTLNIGAFNIGNALGAWVGGSVIAHGFGLSSVPLAAAALAILALLVTLITFRQGGDADLAPATH; from the coding sequence ATGCCCCTCTCGCTACTCATCCTGGCCCTGAGCGCCTTCGCCATCGGCACTACCGAGTTCGTGATCATGGGCCTGCTGCCCGATGTGGCGGCGGACCTCGGCGTGTCGATTCCCGGCGCCGGCTGGCTGGTCACCGGCTATGCCCTGGGCGTGGCCATCGGTGCGCCGTTCATGGCACTGGCCACCGCCAGGTTGCCCCGCAAGGCGGCCCTGGTAGCGTTGATGGGCATCTTCATTATCGGCAATCTGCTCTGCGCCCTGGCCAGTGACTACAACGTGCTGATGCTTGCCCGTGTGGTCACCGCGTTGTGCCACGGCGCGTTCTTCGGCATCGGTTCGGTGGTCGCCGCCAACCTGGTGCCGGCCAACAAGCGCGCTTCGGCCGTGGCCCTGATGTTCACCGGTTTGACCCTGGCCAACGTGCTTGGTGTGCCACTGGGCACCGCGCTGGGCCAGGAAGCCGGCTGGCGCTCGACCTTCTGGGCGGTGACGGTGATTGGGGTGGTGGCGTTGATCGGCCTGATCCGCTTCCTGCCGGCCAAGCGTGACGAAGAAAAACTCGACATGCGCGCCGAACTGGCCGCCCTCAAGGGTGCCGGCATCTGGTTGTCGCTGAGCATGACCGCGCTGTTCGCCGCGTCCATGTTCACCCTCTTCACCTATGTTGCGCCGCTGCTCGGCGATGTCACCGGCGTGTCGCCCAAAGGCGTGACCTGGACCCTGCTGCTGATCGGCCTGGGCCTCACCGTGGGCAATATCATCGGCGGCAAGCTGGCGGACAAACGCCTGGCAGCCACCCTGATCGGCGTGTTTATCAGTATGGCGGTGGTGTCCACCGCGCTGACCTGGACCAGCGTCGCCGTGATCCCGACCGAGATCACCCTGTTCCTCTGGGCCACCGCTTCATTTGCCGCCGTACCCGCGCTGCAGATCAACGTGGTGACCTTCGGCAAGGCCGCGCCGAACCTGGTGTCCACCCTGAACATCGGCGCCTTCAACATCGGCAACGCCCTCGGCGCCTGGGTGGGCGGCAGCGTGATTGCCCACGGTTTCGGCCTGAGCAGCGTGCCTCTGGCGGCAGCGGCCCTGGCGATCCTGGCGCTGCTGGTAACCCTGATTACTTTCCGTCAGGGCGGCGATGCCGACCTGGCCCCTGCGACCCACTGA
- a CDS encoding TetR family transcriptional regulator, translated as MVRRTKEEAQETRSQILEAAEQAFYERGVARTTLADIAALAGVTRGAIYWHFSNKSDLLQALLDTLHEPLDELARASESEDEVDPLGCMRKLLIHLFHQVALDPKTRRINEILFHKCEFTDEMCDMRRQRQTHSLECNLRIGLTLRNAVHRGQLPENLDTTRGAVCIHAYINGLIGQWLLVPDSFQLHQEAERWVDAGLDMLRLSPSLRN; from the coding sequence ATGGTTCGTCGCACTAAAGAGGAAGCTCAGGAAACGCGCAGCCAAATTCTCGAAGCCGCCGAGCAAGCCTTTTATGAGCGCGGCGTTGCACGGACGACGCTGGCGGATATCGCTGCGCTGGCCGGTGTCACGCGGGGCGCGATTTATTGGCACTTCAGTAATAAATCCGATCTGTTGCAGGCCCTGCTGGACACGCTGCATGAGCCACTGGACGAATTGGCCAGGGCCAGTGAAAGCGAGGACGAGGTTGACCCGTTGGGGTGCATGCGCAAGCTGCTGATTCATTTGTTTCATCAGGTGGCCCTGGACCCGAAAACCCGGCGCATCAATGAGATTTTGTTTCATAAGTGCGAATTCACCGATGAAATGTGCGACATGCGCCGTCAGCGCCAGACCCACAGCCTGGAATGCAACCTGCGCATCGGCCTGACACTGCGCAACGCGGTCCATCGCGGGCAACTTCCGGAAAACCTCGACACCACCCGTGGCGCAGTGTGCATCCATGCCTACATCAACGGGCTGATTGGCCAGTGGCTGCTGGTACCCGACAGCTTCCAGCTACATCAGGAAGCCGAACGCTGGGTGGATGCAGGGCTCGATATGCTGCGCCTGAGCCCCAGCCTGCGCAATTGA